In Niallia sp. FSL W8-0635, one genomic interval encodes:
- the ndk gene encoding nucleoside-diphosphate kinase yields MERTFLMVKPDGVQRNLIGKIVARFEAKGFQLVGAKLMNISENLAEKHYAEHKGKPFYSQLVDFITSGPVFAMVWQGDEVITKARLMMGKTDPLDALPGTIRGDFGVVKHKNIIHGSDGIESAQREISLFFSEEELVEYNKLIDNWIY; encoded by the coding sequence ATGGAAAGAACATTTCTAATGGTAAAGCCAGACGGTGTACAAAGAAACTTAATTGGGAAAATCGTAGCACGATTTGAAGCAAAAGGTTTTCAACTTGTTGGTGCAAAGCTTATGAATATTTCGGAAAATTTAGCAGAAAAACATTATGCAGAGCATAAAGGTAAGCCGTTTTATTCGCAATTAGTAGATTTTATAACTTCTGGTCCCGTATTTGCCATGGTATGGCAAGGAGATGAAGTGATTACTAAAGCAAGACTGATGATGGGAAAAACAGACCCGTTAGATGCTTTGCCAGGAACCATTCGAGGCGACTTTGGAGTAGTGAAACATAAAAATATTATTCATGGGTCTGACGGAATAGAAAGTGCACAAAGGGAGATTTCTCTATTCTTTAGCGAGGAAGAATTAGTAGAGTATAACAAGTTAATAGATAATTGGATTTACTAA